One Xiphophorus maculatus strain JP 163 A chromosome 10, X_maculatus-5.0-male, whole genome shotgun sequence genomic region harbors:
- the LOC111609845 gene encoding uncharacterized protein LOC111609845 isoform X1, with protein MTSYRMTDCHKTEPPGLPCFLGDTLQAQCMLIFIYHIPEKTATFCLFIFMVVFSVFLLGSMSRRERTHISEEAKVFLQKDYKEGMTRVGSPLVGAASQATGLPPFVIDNWIGNYRRKKPSSSQPKNKKLYTKDLSGYNLFCRDQLKNKDPGRKIRTPTVEDILNAMCANDERSVTEPMGLTEVLSREPTTDDTTDVCNIC; from the exons aTGACCAGCTACAGGATGACTGACTGTCATAAAACTGAACCACCGGGCTTACCATGTTTTCTGGGGGATACCCTGCAAGCACAATGCatgctaatatttatttatcacataCCAGAAAAAACAGCTACCTTCTGTTTATTCATATTCATGgttgtattttctgtctttcttttaggTTCAATGTCAAGAAGAG AGAGAACACATATCTCGGAGGAAGCGAAGGTCTTCCTCCAGAAAGACTATAAAGAAGGGATGACCAGGGTGGGATCTCCACTGGTTGGAGCGGCATCCCAGGCCACTGGCTTGCCACCGTTTGTCATTGAT aacTGGATTGGAAACTATAGAAGAAAAAAGCCATCTTCTTCTCAACCTAAAAACAAGAAGTTATACACCAAGGACCTGTCTGGTTACAACCTGTTCTGCAGGGATCAGTTAAAGAACAAGG ACCCCGGGAGGAAAATTAGGACACCAACtgtggaagacattttgaatgcaATGTGTGCAAATG ATGAGCGGAGCGTAACAGAGCCTATGGGTTTGACGGAAGTGCTGTCAAGAGAACCGACTACAGATG ataCTACGGATGTTTGCAACATCTGTTGA
- the LOC111609845 gene encoding uncharacterized protein LOC111609845 isoform X2: MTRVGSPLVGAASQATGLPPFVIDNWIGNYRRKKPSSSQPKNKKLYTKDLSGYNLFCRDQLKNKDPGRKIRTPTVEDILNAMCANDERSVTEPMGLTEVLSREPTTDDTTDVCNIC, encoded by the exons ATGACCAGGGTGGGATCTCCACTGGTTGGAGCGGCATCCCAGGCCACTGGCTTGCCACCGTTTGTCATTGAT aacTGGATTGGAAACTATAGAAGAAAAAAGCCATCTTCTTCTCAACCTAAAAACAAGAAGTTATACACCAAGGACCTGTCTGGTTACAACCTGTTCTGCAGGGATCAGTTAAAGAACAAGG ACCCCGGGAGGAAAATTAGGACACCAACtgtggaagacattttgaatgcaATGTGTGCAAATG ATGAGCGGAGCGTAACAGAGCCTATGGGTTTGACGGAAGTGCTGTCAAGAGAACCGACTACAGATG ataCTACGGATGTTTGCAACATCTGTTGA